GTGTCCCAACATAAAAAACGACTAACATTGTATTTTGGCTGTACAAACGAACTATAAAGACACATAAAATAGACTTCAGAAATTTGACCCTGTGtattacacacaaaaaaacgaataaCATTGTATTTTGTCTGTACAAACGAAATGCGTTAATTTAACATGCTTTGAAAAATTTATTTTACATGTAGCAGCCTAACATTTCCATGTGTGCTTGGCAGGTGTATTTCAGTCGAGAAAACCATTTTAACCGTTGTATTTTGTCTCTCCCACGCAGTGCATGGTCTTTCAGCAAGTTCTCAAGACTCAGCCAAGTCCCCAGAACCCTCCGCGGACGAATCGCCAGACAATGACAAGGAAACGTCAAGCAACGGCAGCGACTCCGGTAAGAAGCGAAAAAGAAGAGTGCTGTTTTCCAAGGCACAGACGTACGAACTTGAGCGTCGATTTAGGCAACAGAGATACCTATCCGCGCCAGAGAGAGAACACCTCGCGAGTTTGATTCGCCTGACACCAACTCAAGTGAAAATTTGGTTCCAGAATCATCGGTACAAAATGAAGAGAGCGCGCGCTGAAAAAGGTATGGAAGTgacccatctcccctctccccgGCGGGTGGCCGTGCCTGTCTTAGTCAGGGATGGAAAGCCTTGTCATACTCTTAAAGCTCAGGACTTGGCGGCCACWTTTCAGGCTGGATTCCCCCTCTCGGCRTATAGCGCCCAGACCCTTCATCAAATGCAATATAATGCTCAGTACWGCGCCGCCACCACGCCACAATTCCCTTCAGCACATCACTTGRTGCAAACGCAACAGTGGACTTGGTGAACTAGTAGAGACTGGCGGGGCTGCCCTTTAAGAGCACGATAGGGGGTTCACTACAAAATAAAGACTTTTCATTTTGCAGCTTGACCCATAGGCCTATttaccattttttggggggctaaTGTGTGCGCCATGTTTACATGTTTTCGTTAAGAGAACTGGGTCCAGCCTCTCCCTAGATTTAAGAATGTCAATGCTCTTGTGAAATTTTGtaaagtatgtttgtgtgttgtagaaatgttttctttttgtccTTCGTGTTATAAGCACGTACAGAACCACTTTATAATTATAGAAGATTTCTTGCTTCTTTTACAATGGACCGAAAATATTTATGGCCATGAATAAACATTGGCAACTTTTAGCTTTTTTCCCTTTGTTTTTTGTAAATACTTTGTCGTGATTGTTTGCAAATCAGAAACATGCAGGATCGTATAAGTGGAGATATACATATTTCCAATAAAAAAAGAAGGAAGAATTTGTGGCGAAATTGTCATGACTGTCGTAACAGATCTCATATGATTATGTGAATAACAGTTCAATCGCGCGCTGATGGGGAAATATACCGATTTTTATAAGGATTTTAATAAAATGCTGTGTTGAAGAAATTACGTTTTGGTTTGCGTGTCTTAACTACGTTCTATTTGGTTTATTGAATACACACGCTTAACATTGGTAAGGAGAGGGACGACGACCTACGTGTTGCGTAaagtggcagagagaggaggttcATTTATCTTTCGCGCACTTGAATTCTTATTTTTTGAACCTAAATTAATCCTGATAAATTCTCAGAATTTGAACACGTCAGTAATAAGGAAACTAAAGTCACTTTTGAAATGGGCCTAAAATCCACTCACTTAATTAAGGGGGCATCTTCAGCTCAGAAGCTTTGAGTCAAAGCTCTCCTTTTCAAGGTCTCGAACTGCTCTCGTATTGGGGTGTGAAGTGGTATATTTTTAAATTGATTTAATGCAAAAACGTTTTGATTTTACGCACGGTTTTACGCACGTGACTGTTGTCAAGCAAACACAGAAAGTGAAAGGAATATCAGTCAAGTCACGTATAGTCTTCAATATCTCTTGCTCTATGTTAGCCTATGCATTATACTGTAGCTTTTAGTAGATGGGTTATATAGGCCTATAGAGCGATGGGCTACGAATGTTGGCTGTATCCAAATAGTTATCTAAAACAGGGTACCCAGCAAAGTACTCGATACAAGGACCAAATTGGTCCCAAGTGAATCACAGAGCGCATTGCGGATTATCAGACCCAATTCAGTATCCTGGGTAAAATCATTCATTACCTTTGACAAAATCCTAACTGCATTGTGTTTGTCCCCGCACCGAGATCTTATTGAACAGATGTTAGAGTCGCCCTCACTATCATTGAACAAACAGCTACATTGGCACGAATTGCTAATTATTTACAGAATTCTATCTCAAGGGGCCACTGCTTTTGGTCCAGGCTACAGAGACTCAATATGTTTTCTTCAGAGAGGCTACAATGTTTACATTTGCGAGCTGTGCCGGGGACTTATTCACTAATATTCGCTCTATTAACTAGTTATTAACGTAATCATATTTGTACAAGCTAATGGCCGAGTTGTATCGCATTGTTTTTTCACAATGAAGTTGTTGCTTATTCCATAggctatagatttttttttaaatacagtggaAATAGCATTCCTTGAATGACCTATAGGCTAATAGTTTCGATTT
This genomic interval from Salvelinus sp. IW2-2015 unplaced genomic scaffold, ASM291031v2 Un_scaffold1398, whole genome shotgun sequence contains the following:
- the LOC112067736 gene encoding homeobox protein Nkx-2.2a isoform X1 yields the protein MSLTNTKTGFSVKDILDLPDTNDEEGSITGPEEDNEGSETTKPTGVLVQSPLENVQNLPIKNRFYDSSDNPYTRWLATTDSIQYSLHGLSASSQDSAKSPEPSADESPDNDKETSSNGSDSGKKRKRRVLFSKAQTYELERRFRQQRYLSAPEREHLASLIRLTPTQVKIWFQNHRYKMKRARAEKGMEVTHLPSPRRVAVPVLVRDGKPCHTLKAQDLAATFQAGFPLSAYSAQTLHQMQYNAQYXAATTPQFPSAHHLXQTQQWTW